In Natronoarchaeum mannanilyticum, a genomic segment contains:
- a CDS encoding ABC transporter ATP-binding protein, which translates to MTDVSEAAITADGLTKRYGDVEAVDGVDLSISSGAVYGFLGPNGAGKTTTIEMLATLVEPTAGTATVAGHPISDRDAIKPHIGYLPDEPPVYDAFSAREQLEYVAVLRGLDDDRAADRIDELLARVDLAADADRLIDDYSQGMRQKVGLLQALLHDPDVLFLDEPTNGLDPRAAREVVDLIDDLATAGTTVFLSTHVLPVVEELADTVGVLHEGRIVAEGAPAELKRRADDGSERSLERAFLEVTDESGVVGATAAPGER; encoded by the coding sequence ATGACTGACGTGAGCGAAGCGGCGATCACCGCCGACGGCCTGACGAAGCGGTACGGCGACGTCGAGGCCGTCGACGGCGTCGACCTGTCGATTTCCTCGGGGGCGGTGTACGGCTTTCTCGGACCGAACGGCGCCGGCAAGACGACGACCATCGAGATGCTCGCGACGCTGGTCGAGCCGACCGCGGGGACGGCGACGGTCGCCGGCCACCCGATCTCCGACCGGGACGCGATCAAACCCCACATCGGTTACCTGCCGGACGAGCCGCCGGTGTACGACGCGTTCAGCGCGCGGGAACAGCTGGAGTACGTCGCGGTGCTCCGCGGGCTCGACGACGACCGCGCGGCCGACAGGATCGACGAACTGCTCGCGCGAGTCGACCTCGCCGCGGACGCCGACAGGCTGATCGACGACTACTCCCAGGGGATGCGCCAGAAGGTCGGCCTGCTCCAGGCGCTGTTGCACGACCCTGACGTGCTCTTTCTGGACGAGCCGACCAACGGCCTCGATCCGCGCGCGGCCCGCGAGGTCGTCGACCTGATCGACGACCTCGCGACCGCCGGGACGACCGTGTTCCTCTCGACTCACGTCCTGCCGGTCGTCGAGGAGCTGGCCGACACCGTCGGGGTCCTCCACGAGGGGCGGATCGTCGCCGAGGGCGCGCCCGCGGAGCTGAAGCGGCGGGCCGACGACGGGAGCGAGCGCTCGCTCGAACGGGCGTTCCTCGAGGTGACCGACGAGTCCGGCGTCGTCGGCGCGACCGCCGCGCCGGGCGAGCGATGA
- the pyrG gene encoding glutamine hydrolyzing CTP synthase — MPTESDTDYDPTLGNKFIFVTGGVMSGLGKGITAASTGRLLKNAGFDVTAVKIDPYLNVDAGTMNPYQHGEVYVLKDGGEVDLDLGNYERFLDEDMTFDHNITTGKTYQHVIEKERSGDYLGKTVQIIPHITNDIKRRIREAAEGTDVCLIEVGGTVGDIEGMPYLEALRQFAHEEDEGDILFTHVTLVPYSKNGEQKTKPTQHSVKELRSIGLQPDILVGRCDDHLDPETKEKIALFCDVPTDAVFSNPDVEDVYHVPLVVEEEGLDEYVMERLDLADDALPKSERDNSWRDLVTKDRTGEVEIALVGKYGLEDAYMSIHESLKHAGLEAGVDVETTWVHSEELAGGHDGQLDDVDGIVVPGGFGSRGTEGKIEAVRYARENDVPYLGLCLGFQMAVVEYARNVLGLQDAHSAEINEDTPHPVIDILPEQYEVEDMGGTMRLGAHETDIEPGTLAHDVYDDTSCTERHRHRYEVNPEYIEDLEEAGLVFSGKSNNRMEIVELDDHPYFLGTQFHPEFRSRPTRASPPFVGFLDAVLDLTGVDGSAEDHQEVEV; from the coding sequence ATGCCGACCGAATCGGACACCGACTACGACCCGACCCTCGGGAACAAGTTCATTTTCGTCACCGGGGGCGTGATGTCAGGACTCGGCAAGGGGATCACGGCCGCCAGCACCGGCCGGCTCCTCAAGAACGCCGGGTTCGACGTGACCGCGGTCAAGATCGACCCGTACCTCAACGTCGACGCGGGGACGATGAACCCCTACCAGCACGGGGAAGTGTACGTCCTCAAGGACGGCGGCGAGGTCGACCTCGACCTGGGGAACTACGAGCGGTTCCTCGACGAGGACATGACCTTCGATCACAACATCACGACGGGCAAGACCTACCAGCACGTCATCGAGAAGGAGCGCTCGGGCGACTACCTGGGCAAGACCGTCCAGATCATCCCCCACATCACCAACGACATCAAGCGGCGCATCCGCGAGGCCGCCGAGGGGACCGACGTCTGTCTCATCGAGGTCGGGGGCACCGTCGGCGACATCGAGGGGATGCCCTACCTCGAGGCGCTCCGGCAGTTCGCCCACGAGGAAGACGAGGGCGACATCCTCTTTACCCACGTCACGCTCGTCCCCTACTCGAAGAACGGCGAACAGAAGACAAAGCCCACCCAGCACAGCGTCAAGGAGCTGCGCTCGATCGGGCTCCAGCCCGACATTCTCGTCGGGCGCTGCGACGACCACCTCGACCCCGAGACCAAGGAGAAGATCGCGCTGTTCTGCGACGTGCCGACCGACGCCGTGTTCTCGAACCCCGACGTCGAGGACGTCTACCACGTCCCGCTGGTCGTCGAGGAGGAAGGCCTCGACGAGTACGTGATGGAGCGCCTCGATCTCGCCGACGACGCCCTGCCGAAAAGCGAGCGCGACAACAGCTGGCGCGACCTCGTGACGAAGGACCGCACGGGCGAAGTCGAGATCGCGCTGGTCGGCAAGTACGGCCTCGAAGACGCGTACATGTCGATCCACGAGTCGCTCAAGCACGCCGGACTCGAAGCCGGCGTCGACGTCGAGACGACGTGGGTCCACTCCGAGGAACTCGCCGGCGGCCACGACGGCCAGCTCGACGACGTCGACGGCATCGTCGTCCCCGGCGGGTTCGGCTCGCGCGGCACCGAGGGCAAGATCGAGGCCGTCCGGTACGCCCGCGAGAACGACGTGCCCTACCTCGGGCTCTGTCTGGGCTTCCAGATGGCCGTCGTCGAGTACGCGCGGAACGTACTCGGGCTGCAGGACGCCCACTCGGCGGAGATCAACGAGGACACGCCCCACCCCGTCATCGACATCCTGCCCGAGCAGTACGAGGTCGAGGACATGGGCGGCACGATGCGTCTGGGCGCCCACGAGACCGACATCGAGCCCGGCACGCTCGCCCACGACGTGTACGACGACACGTCCTGCACGGAACGGCATCGCCACCGCTACGAGGTCAACCCCGAGTACATCGAGGATCTGGAGGAGGCGGGCCTCGTGTTCTCCGGCAAGTCCAACAACCGGATGGAGATCGTCGAACTCGACGACCACCCCTACTTCCTCGGGACGCAGTTCCACCCCGAGTTCCGGTCGCGGCCCACCCGCGCGAGCCCGCCGTTCGTCGGCTTCCTCGACGCGGTGCTGGACCTGACGGGCGTCGACGGGTCGGCCGAGGACCACCAGGAGGTGGAAGTCTGA
- a CDS encoding DUF7126 family protein, which yields MKAIVAGPDADDLAGRLGENGVDVTPIEDVATRPKLEEAGAHDADLFVLTDVGQATSIPIVKDLNDGIRAVVYDRNSLPDFVASQTDLAVDPELLGADAVAEELAAE from the coding sequence ATGAAGGCCATCGTCGCCGGTCCCGACGCGGACGACCTCGCGGGACGGCTGGGCGAGAACGGCGTCGACGTGACGCCGATCGAGGACGTCGCCACGCGCCCGAAACTCGAGGAGGCGGGCGCCCACGACGCCGACCTGTTCGTGCTGACCGACGTCGGTCAGGCGACCTCGATCCCGATCGTGAAGGATCTCAACGACGGGATCCGCGCGGTCGTCTACGACCGCAACTCGCTGCCCGACTTCGTCGCGAGCCAGACCGACCTCGCGGTCGACCCCGAACTGCTCGGGGCCGACGCCGTCGCTGAAGAACTGGCCGCCGAGTAA
- the guaA gene encoding glutamine-hydrolyzing GMP synthase: MVDVDSFIPEKIDEIAEEVGDANAVIGLSGGVDSSTAAALAYEAIGTQLTAVYVDTGLMRKGETDEIRETFDYMESLRIVDAQDRFLDELEGVTDPEEKRHIIGEQFIREFETVAREVDADYLVQGTIYPDRIESEGTIKSHHNVGGLPERIDFDGIVEPMRDLYKDEVREVARELDLEEIIAERMPFPGPGLAVRIIGPVTEEKLEVAREANHVVEEELEEYEPWQALAAVIGKATGVKGDNRVHGWVVSVRSVESRDGMTARAQEIDWETLQRIQSRITGSHENVARVVYDVTHKPPATIEYE; the protein is encoded by the coding sequence ATGGTCGACGTCGATTCGTTCATCCCCGAGAAGATCGACGAGATCGCCGAGGAGGTCGGCGACGCCAACGCCGTGATCGGCCTGTCGGGCGGCGTCGACTCCTCGACGGCCGCCGCGCTGGCCTACGAGGCCATCGGCACCCAGCTGACCGCGGTGTACGTCGACACCGGTCTCATGCGCAAGGGCGAGACCGACGAGATCCGCGAGACGTTCGACTACATGGAGAGCCTGCGGATCGTCGACGCACAAGACCGGTTCCTCGACGAGTTAGAGGGGGTCACCGACCCCGAGGAGAAGCGCCACATCATCGGCGAGCAGTTCATCCGGGAGTTTGAAACTGTGGCCCGCGAGGTCGACGCCGACTACCTCGTCCAGGGGACGATCTACCCCGACCGGATCGAATCGGAGGGGACGATCAAGTCCCACCACAACGTCGGCGGCCTGCCCGAGCGGATCGACTTCGACGGGATCGTCGAGCCGATGCGCGACCTGTACAAGGACGAGGTCCGCGAGGTCGCGCGCGAACTCGACCTCGAAGAGATCATCGCCGAGCGGATGCCGTTCCCCGGCCCCGGACTCGCGGTGCGGATCATCGGACCCGTCACCGAGGAGAAGCTGGAGGTCGCCCGCGAGGCCAACCACGTCGTCGAGGAGGAACTCGAGGAGTACGAGCCGTGGCAGGCGCTCGCGGCCGTCATCGGCAAGGCCACCGGCGTCAAGGGCGACAACCGCGTCCACGGCTGGGTCGTCTCGGTGCGCTCGGTCGAATCCCGCGACGGGATGACCGCCCGCGCCCAGGAGATCGACTGGGAGACGCTCCAGCGCATCCAGTCGCGGATCACCGGCTCCCACGAGAACGTCGCCCGCGTCGTCTACGACGTCACGCACAAACCGCCCGCGACCATCGAGTACGAGTGA
- a CDS encoding type II CAAX endopeptidase family protein — protein MTGERDRATAGERDRDPSDRSKTGADGRDDRTAIDAGTRAAPTARSRLRVVRAIAKAESEREAHRYLATRRKKALVALAVAAYLPILAGILFGAYVAGGAVADGELPALLDLARWTLPGSFALFVVFGAIQARKPLVDFGARKLHLTAVADRTLGLGLLFAGLRSVTLWVAGSIGLLFAAFAYGAGTIVPAAVGALAAVVFVTAGTVAGFAVGLLVRLGLVRVPLSPRARSLLKTSGTVAGGLLGAAVGGLVGQTSAEVEGGLSLSALTPDAAAPPVPTHYADLLFVGTPLVDGIGLGAVASAALLVATIPLSVAAVVALAPRLWRADPATAGEDGDAVDADSDAAARASDGFLGDGASLPLLDRRTAAVVTGLFRRVVRRPGRFAFVAYYVMLVGFVAVPALLEPDVAPTAIGASLVMLGIWFAGGVFGLNPLGEEGSMLGQLVLSGTPERTFVRARIVAGVALGAPLVVLGTGLLAIDALSPRHALAIGGYWLALLPASAGAAVGVGTLLPNTERGTILDAVETLPPELLAIVVHGAAMLALALAGPLLALGPFSTAATAGAAIALAIVGVVLAHGGYRFAVAELAGAPRTGTADPIFAVELAVGLVALGVALSANVGLSVVALVPLDGLAGAVLAFVAAYVGWGLAVVAYLQLADRRAYLDVRTPTRSDLRVAAAGTLASLGVYAAAVAGNRFAGLPMAGHSLGEQVEAIGPELALALVVLAVTVNAPIEELFFRNVVQKRLAEAVSRRGAIGGAALLFGLAHVPSYAGGAPIAIAVTVGLLVIQGLIWGVAYDRTDSAVVPALCHGAYNAALFGALYVAVA, from the coding sequence ATGACGGGAGAGCGCGACCGTGCGACGGCCGGAGAGCGCGACCGCGATCCGTCGGATCGATCGAAGACGGGAGCGGACGGCCGGGACGACCGGACGGCGATCGACGCCGGGACGCGCGCGGCGCCGACCGCGAGGTCGCGGCTCCGCGTCGTTCGGGCGATCGCGAAGGCCGAGAGCGAGCGCGAGGCCCACCGCTACCTGGCCACGCGCCGCAAGAAGGCGCTGGTCGCGCTGGCGGTCGCCGCGTACCTCCCGATCCTCGCCGGCATCCTCTTTGGCGCGTACGTCGCGGGCGGCGCCGTCGCCGACGGGGAGCTCCCGGCGCTGCTCGATCTCGCGCGGTGGACGCTGCCGGGATCGTTCGCGCTGTTCGTCGTGTTCGGGGCGATCCAGGCCCGCAAGCCGCTCGTCGACTTCGGGGCGCGGAAGTTACACCTGACCGCGGTGGCCGACCGCACGCTCGGGCTGGGACTGCTGTTTGCCGGTCTCAGATCGGTCACGCTCTGGGTCGCCGGATCGATCGGGCTCCTGTTCGCCGCGTTCGCGTACGGCGCGGGGACGATCGTGCCGGCGGCGGTCGGCGCGCTCGCGGCGGTGGTGTTCGTCACGGCCGGCACCGTCGCGGGATTCGCCGTCGGGCTGCTCGTCCGGCTCGGCCTGGTGCGCGTGCCGCTGTCCCCGCGAGCGCGCTCGCTGCTCAAGACGAGCGGGACGGTCGCCGGCGGGCTGCTGGGCGCCGCCGTCGGCGGGCTGGTCGGCCAGACGAGCGCGGAAGTCGAAGGGGGGCTATCGCTGTCGGCGCTCACGCCCGACGCCGCGGCGCCGCCCGTCCCGACGCACTACGCCGACCTGCTGTTCGTCGGCACCCCGCTCGTCGACGGCATCGGTCTCGGCGCCGTCGCGAGCGCGGCGCTGCTCGTCGCGACGATCCCGCTGTCGGTGGCCGCCGTGGTCGCGCTCGCGCCGCGGCTCTGGCGCGCCGACCCGGCCACCGCGGGAGAGGACGGCGACGCCGTCGACGCCGATTCGGACGCCGCAGCCCGGGCGAGCGACGGCTTCCTCGGCGATGGGGCGTCGCTGCCGCTGCTGGACCGGCGAACCGCCGCGGTCGTCACCGGCCTGTTCCGGCGGGTCGTCCGCCGCCCGGGGCGCTTCGCGTTCGTCGCCTACTACGTGATGCTCGTCGGCTTCGTCGCGGTGCCCGCGCTGCTGGAGCCCGACGTCGCGCCGACCGCGATCGGCGCCTCGCTGGTGATGCTGGGGATCTGGTTCGCCGGCGGCGTGTTCGGGCTGAACCCGCTCGGCGAGGAGGGGTCGATGCTCGGCCAGCTCGTCCTCTCGGGGACGCCCGAGCGAACGTTCGTCCGCGCCAGGATCGTCGCCGGCGTCGCCCTCGGGGCGCCCCTGGTCGTCCTCGGGACGGGGCTGCTCGCGATCGACGCGCTGTCGCCGCGGCACGCGCTCGCGATCGGCGGCTACTGGCTCGCGCTGTTGCCCGCCAGCGCCGGCGCGGCCGTCGGCGTCGGGACGCTCCTGCCGAACACCGAGCGCGGGACGATTCTGGACGCCGTCGAGACGCTTCCGCCGGAGCTGCTCGCGATCGTCGTCCACGGCGCCGCGATGCTCGCGCTGGCGCTCGCCGGCCCGCTGCTCGCGCTGGGGCCGTTCTCGACGGCCGCGACCGCCGGCGCCGCGATCGCGCTGGCGATCGTCGGCGTCGTCCTCGCGCACGGCGGCTACCGCTTCGCGGTCGCCGAGCTGGCCGGCGCCCCGCGTACGGGAACCGCCGATCCGATCTTCGCCGTCGAACTCGCCGTCGGGCTGGTGGCGCTCGGCGTCGCGCTCTCGGCGAACGTCGGGCTCAGCGTCGTCGCGCTGGTCCCCCTCGACGGGCTTGCGGGTGCGGTTCTCGCCTTCGTCGCGGCCTACGTCGGTTGGGGCCTCGCGGTCGTCGCCTACCTCCAGCTCGCCGACCGCCGGGCGTACCTCGACGTCCGGACGCCGACGCGGAGCGACCTCCGCGTGGCCGCCGCGGGGACGCTGGCGTCGCTCGGCGTCTACGCGGCTGCCGTCGCGGGCAACCGGTTCGCCGGCCTGCCGATGGCCGGCCACTCGCTCGGCGAGCAGGTCGAGGCGATCGGCCCGGAACTCGCGCTCGCGCTGGTCGTGCTCGCGGTGACGGTCAACGCCCCGATCGAGGAACTGTTCTTCCGGAACGTCGTCCAGAAGCGCCTCGCCGAGGCCGTTTCCCGGCGCGGCGCGATCGGCGGCGCGGCGCTGCTGTTCGGGCTGGCCCACGTCCCCTCCTACGCGGGCGGAGCGCCGATCGCGATCGCCGTCACGGTCGGTCTGCTGGTGATTCAGGGCCTCATCTGGGGCGTCGCGTACGACCGCACAGACAGCGCGGTCGTCCCGGCGCTGTGCCACGGCGCCTACAACGCCGCGCTGTTCGGGGCGCTGTACGTCGCGGTCGCGTGA
- a CDS encoding M48 family metallopeptidase: MALSLTLLAAITGAFVLAVAAGVRMATLVLLGSVRSDVVGAAVSYRPSGLSPWLTIVLPAALTVGAFAGLAALDRWRRGLLRRRFEAGLRDPPDDVERALANLSRIANVPTPTVRVAETAVPTAFTTGARPGSARITVTRGLLERLSDEELRAVLAHELSHVKNRDVSAMTVAMGPVVVAEGLWTIATEDERSDRRSADGRASRSTGRFHGVLTAILGVAAGLFWIAARLATARLARHRELAADRGAAAITGEPSLVAATVQRLDGGGPAATDLRAVGIEAFAVAPLSEGPNSWATGWQTPMALLPQTVRKLLAPAFSYHPDTERRVRRLQALEGDS, from the coding sequence ATGGCGCTCTCGTTGACGCTGCTCGCGGCGATCACCGGCGCGTTCGTTCTCGCCGTCGCCGCCGGCGTGCGAATGGCGACGCTCGTACTGCTGGGCAGCGTCCGGAGCGACGTCGTCGGTGCCGCAGTGTCGTATCGCCCCAGCGGACTGTCGCCGTGGCTCACGATCGTCCTCCCCGCGGCGCTCACCGTCGGGGCCTTCGCGGGACTCGCGGCGCTCGATCGCTGGCGTCGAGGGCTACTTCGTCGTCGGTTCGAGGCGGGGTTGCGGGACCCGCCCGACGACGTCGAACGCGCGCTCGCGAACCTCTCCCGGATCGCGAACGTCCCGACGCCGACGGTGCGCGTCGCCGAGACCGCAGTTCCGACGGCGTTCACGACCGGCGCCCGACCCGGCTCGGCCCGGATCACGGTCACGAGGGGGCTGCTCGAACGGCTGAGCGACGAGGAACTCAGGGCCGTCCTGGCACACGAGCTGAGCCACGTCAAGAACCGCGACGTGAGCGCGATGACGGTCGCGATGGGCCCCGTCGTCGTCGCCGAGGGGCTCTGGACGATCGCGACGGAAGACGAACGATCGGATCGGCGCTCGGCGGACGGGCGCGCGTCCCGATCCACCGGACGATTCCACGGTGTTTTGACGGCGATCCTCGGCGTCGCGGCGGGCCTGTTCTGGATCGCCGCTCGGCTGGCGACGGCGCGGTTGGCGCGCCACCGGGAACTGGCCGCCGATCGGGGTGCCGCCGCGATCACCGGCGAGCCGTCGCTGGTCGCGGCGACGGTCCAGCGGCTCGACGGCGGCGGTCCGGCGGCGACCGATCTCCGCGCCGTCGGGATCGAAGCGTTCGCCGTCGCCCCGCTTTCGGAGGGCCCGAACTCGTGGGCGACGGGCTGGCAGACGCCGATGGCACTACTGCCCCAGACCGTCCGGAAGCTGCTGGCACCAGCGTTTAGCTACCACCCCGACACGGAGCGGCGGGTCCGGCGGCTGCAAGCGCTCGAAGGCGACTCGTAG
- a CDS encoding PAS domain-containing sensor histidine kinase: MSDRGSERALSDAFAAAVDAGPGTVYRRVADGAQPIRAASDGIAALTGCDADALAGDDRGWLDVVHPEDREHLRERVADVAPGERVEATYRIQTAGGDERWVDDRFSVASDGASIEGVALDATESVAQARADAAMLDGIFESVPVHIYVKDAAGRHRKVSDFLERSDELVGKRDADLEFVDEEHGRQATEADMRVIETGEPILDEEEYLPEIDHWNLSSKVPLHDASGDVTGLIGVTRRITERKRAQQELERKTERLEDFADVVSHDIRNPLSVARGYVDLARGAEDREEYLEEVADSLDRADAIVDDVLALSRHDRIELDEEVVSLTGVARSAWRSVTTASATLELPDEDVDLIADRSQLSRLLENLFRNSVEHGGDGVTIAVEATADGFAVEDDGPGIPPEKREKVFEMAYTTEESGSGLGLGIVAEVADAHGWSVEAVEGTGEVVEGERGGAERPTGSRSSDDGRGSSSGARFEITGVRRSGEEDS; the protein is encoded by the coding sequence GTGAGCGACCGGGGGAGCGAGCGAGCGCTCTCGGACGCGTTCGCGGCGGCCGTCGACGCCGGGCCGGGAACGGTGTACCGGCGGGTCGCCGACGGCGCCCAGCCGATCCGGGCGGCGAGCGACGGGATCGCCGCGCTGACCGGCTGCGACGCCGACGCGCTGGCGGGCGACGATCGCGGCTGGCTCGATGTCGTTCACCCCGAGGACCGCGAGCACCTCCGCGAACGCGTCGCCGATGTCGCCCCCGGCGAGCGCGTCGAGGCGACCTACCGGATCCAAACGGCCGGGGGCGACGAGCGGTGGGTCGACGACCGGTTTTCGGTCGCGTCGGACGGCGCGTCGATCGAGGGGGTCGCACTCGACGCGACCGAGTCGGTCGCGCAGGCCCGGGCGGACGCCGCGATGCTCGACGGCATCTTCGAGTCCGTTCCGGTCCACATCTACGTCAAGGACGCCGCGGGGCGCCACCGCAAGGTCAGCGACTTCCTCGAGCGCTCCGACGAGCTGGTGGGGAAGCGTGACGCCGATCTGGAGTTCGTCGACGAGGAGCACGGCCGCCAGGCGACCGAGGCCGATATGCGCGTGATCGAAACGGGCGAGCCGATCCTCGACGAGGAGGAGTACCTCCCCGAGATCGACCACTGGAACCTCTCCTCGAAAGTTCCGCTACACGACGCCAGCGGCGACGTGACGGGGTTGATCGGCGTCACGAGGCGGATCACCGAGCGCAAGCGCGCCCAGCAGGAACTGGAGCGCAAGACCGAGCGCCTCGAGGACTTCGCGGACGTCGTCTCCCACGACATCCGGAACCCGCTGAGCGTCGCCCGGGGGTACGTCGACCTCGCCCGCGGCGCCGAGGACCGCGAGGAGTACCTCGAGGAGGTCGCCGATTCGCTGGATCGCGCCGACGCCATCGTCGACGACGTGCTCGCGCTCTCGCGCCACGACCGCATCGAGCTCGACGAGGAGGTCGTCTCGCTGACGGGCGTCGCCCGCAGCGCCTGGCGGAGCGTGACGACGGCGTCGGCGACGCTCGAACTCCCCGACGAGGACGTCGACCTGATCGCCGACCGCTCGCAGCTCTCCCGGCTGCTCGAGAACCTGTTCCGAAACTCGGTCGAACACGGCGGCGACGGCGTGACGATCGCCGTCGAGGCGACCGCGGACGGGTTCGCGGTCGAAGACGACGGCCCGGGCATCCCGCCCGAGAAACGCGAGAAGGTGTTCGAGATGGCCTACACGACCGAGGAGTCGGGGTCGGGGCTCGGACTGGGCATCGTCGCGGAGGTCGCCGACGCCCACGGCTGGTCGGTCGAAGCCGTCGAGGGAACGGGAGAGGTCGTCGAGGGCGAACGCGGCGGCGCGGAGCGACCGACAGGATCGCGGTCCTCGGACGACGGGCGGGGCTCGTCGTCCGGCGCTCGCTTCGAGATCACGGGTGTCCGGCGCTCCGGCGAGGAAGACTCGTGA